One region of Bactrocera neohumeralis isolate Rockhampton chromosome 5, APGP_CSIRO_Bneo_wtdbg2-racon-allhic-juicebox.fasta_v2, whole genome shotgun sequence genomic DNA includes:
- the LOC126759544 gene encoding trypsin-2-like encodes MSTSLQFSPILYCITLYLLLIENVRSLKNISGHHDYYHHQQPSKKFKLPMNISNLSQEERKYKMLVTEGHTERNYRNFYTVLQRNIVSIRTARATAYFGDNHICAGSIISDDLILTAAHCVIDRRKIVTRSHRIIVVGGTPNRLNPYVGTVEMKVLDVIPHHDFVPDGAHDIALLRLADNFRDDNDFIRVIPLSNGIIPNGTICTIIGWGQIFYRGPYSGDAIHGAMMVFSYNYCLQFYPNVFDETMMCAIRADAWDVNTCRGDAGGPLICGGRVAGVVSWRSYCGRGTKPTVFASVYHHRDWIKRASCANILKSLKSLLLLLYMLCIYILK; translated from the exons ATGTCGACATCTCTGCAATTTTCGCCTATTCTCTATTGTATCACATTATATTTGTTACTCATCGAAAATGTCCGCAGTCTTAAGAACATCAGCGGCCATCACGATTATTACCACCATCAGCAGCCAAGTAAAAAGTTCAAATTACCTATGAACATATCTAATTTGTCGCAGGAGGAGAGAAAGTATAAAATGCTTGTTACGGAGGGACATACTGAGAGGAACTATAGGAACTTTTACACTGTGCTACAAAGAAACATCGTTTCCATACGCACCGCTCGAGCGACCGCTTACTTCGGAGATAATCACATTTGTGCGGGCTCAATCATATCGGACGATCTAATATTAACTGCGGCGCATTGCGTAATCGA TCGCCGCAAGATTGTGACACGTAGTCATCGTATTATAGTGGTTGGTGGTACACCAAATCGTTTGAATCCGTACGTAGGAACAGTCGAAATGAAAGTACTCGATGTGATCCCACATCACGACTTTGTACCAGATGGTGCTCACGATATAGCATTATTGCGTCTCGCTGACAACTTTCGCGACGACAATGATTTTATTCGAGTGATTCCTCTTTCCAATGGAATAATACCAAACGGCACAATATGCACGATCATTGGTTGGGGTCAAATCTTTTAT cGTGGTCCCTACTCAGGTGATGCTATACATGGTGCTATGATGGtgttttcttataattattGTCTACAATTTTATCCAAATGTATTTGATGAGACGATGATGTGTGCCATCAGGGCAGACGCATGGGATGTTAACACATGTCGTGGTGACGCGGGTGGTCCGCTAATTTGCGGTGGTCGTGTAGCCGGTGTTGTTTCTTGGCGATCGTATTGTGGAAGAGGCACGAAACCAACGGTATTTGCTAGCGTATATCATCATCGTGATTGGATCAAAAGGGCAAGCTGTGCAAATATATTAAAGTCACTAAAATCACTACTCTTGTTATTATATATGCTGTGCATTTATATCTTAAAATGA
- the LOC126759578 gene encoding kallikrein-6-like, whose product MSTLLQLSPILCCTTLFLLLGQNVHSRRNTCLYNSKRLPPNMNFSFLNGIERFKRLQLYKHLVSIRTTRATAYFGDNHICTGSIISSNLILTSAHCVIDRRKIITRTHRLVVVAGAPNRLVRSKRTLEMKVLQVMPHKEFIPAGAHDIALLRLAKSFPDDNDFIKVIPLNEEIIPNGTKCRILGWGQLFYRGPYAAAPINAVLTVFSYDYCQQFYPDVFDETMICAGKTDPWDLNACRGDAGGPLICGDFVAAIVSWSSYCGEIRKPTLFTSVYHHLAWIRKTGAGHATVVKAIKSLDLFLYTLSIHIYF is encoded by the exons ATGTCTACATTACTACAACTCTCGCCTATTCTCTGTTGTACTACATTATTTTTGCTACTCGGACAAAATGTTCACAGCCGAAGGAACACCTGCCTTTATAACAGTAAAAGGCTCCCGCCGAACATGAACTTTTCATTTCTTAACGGAATTGAGAGGTTCAAGAGACTTCAACTTTACAAGCATCTCGTATCCATACGTACCACCCGAGCGACCGCGTACTTCGGAGACAATCACATTTGTACTGGTTCAATCATATCCAGCAATTTAATATTAACCTCGGCGCATTGTGTTATTGA TCGTCGTAAAATTATTACTCGCACACATCGTCTTGTCGTGGTTGCAGGGGCGCCGAATCGTTTAGTTAGGTCCAAGAGAACGCTTGAAATGAAAGTGCTCCAAGTGATGCCTCACAAAGAATTTATACCAGCAGGTGCTCACGATATAGCATTATTGCGTCTCGCTAAAAGTTTTCCTGACGACAATGACTTCATCAAAGTAATACCCCTCAATGAGGAGATTATACCAAATGGAACAAAGTGCCGCATCCTTGGTTGGGGTCAACTGTTTTAT CGCGGTCCCTACGCGGCTGCACCAATAAATGCTGTTTTAACAGTATTTTCGTATGATTATTGTCAACAATTTTATCCCGATGTATTTGATGAGACGATGATTTGTGCCGGCAAGACAGACCCATGGGATTTGAACGCCTGTCGTGGAGACGCGGGTGGTCCACTAATTTGTGGTGATTTTGTGGCCGCTATTGTTTCTTGGAGTTCATACTGTGGTGAAATTCGCAAACCAACTCTTTTTACCAGTGTATATCATCACCTCGCTTGGATCCGAAAGACAGGCGCAGGCCACGCAACAGTAGTAAAAGCAATTAAGTCGCtggatttgtttttatatacgcTATCCATACATATCTATTTTTGA
- the LOC126758383 gene encoding trypsin-3-like: protein MTMVLLLDLLHIFYHLLPLLLCVPKAFGLHGRGYHNHSKELELPTDLPNITYDSGEYHMLIAGGYKPLKNTLTKYVVSIRTSRATAYFGDNHFCVGSIISDNLIMTAAHCVVDRRKVVTRPHRLVVVAGAPNRFQKLQTTVEMKVQDVLPHEHFKRKGAHDIALLRLVHHFPDDNDFVKIIGLANKMVQPGTSCQILGWGQLFFRGPYSAHAIVANLTVYSQEYCRMFYRHHFHETMICAGKQGVWDADACRGDSGGPLICNGEVVAIVSWGSHCGEKGKPTIFTSVYHHRDWIKIASGSETMRRLIKSQHFFLNLLLIYFLLQT from the exons atgacgatGGTGCTTTTATTGGatcttttgcatattttctacCATCTCTTGCCGCTGCTGTTGTGCGTACCAAAAGCCTTTGGTCTACACGGCAGAGGTTATCATAACCATAGCAAAGAGCTCGAGCTGCCGACAGATCTGCCCAATATCACGTATGACAGCGGCGAATACCACATGCTAATTGCTGGTGGCTATAAGCCTTTGAAGAATACTCTTACTAAATATGTGGTATCCATACGTACCTCCCGGGCGACTGCatactttggcgataatcacTTTTGTGTTGGCTCTATAATATCTGACAATTTAATAATGACCGCAGCGCATTGTGTTGTTGA TCGCCGAAAGGTCGTCACGCGTCCGCAtcgtcttgttgttgttgctggcgcaCCGAATCGTTTTCAAAAACTACAGACCACTGTTGAAATGAAGGTACAAGATGTTTTGCCTCACGAGCACTTTAAACGCAAGGGAGCTCACGATATCGCACTCCTTCGGCTGGTTCACCATTTTCCCGACGATAatgattttgttaaaataataggTTTAGCTAATAAAATGGTGCAACCAGGCACCTCATGTCAAATCCTTGGTTGGGGTCAACTCTTTTTT CGTGGTCCGTATTCGGCACATGCTATTGTTGCCAATTTAACGGTATACTCGCAGGAATATTGTAGAATGTTCTATCGGCATCACTTTCATGAAACGATGATTTGTGCTGGCAAGCAAGGTGTTTGGGATGCGGATGCCTGTCGTGGCGACTCAGGCGGTCCACTAATTTGTAATGGTGAAGTAGTTGCTATTGTTTCATGGGGTTCACATTGCGGCGAAAAGGGGAAACCGACCATTTTTACTAGTGTATATCATCATCGTGATTGGATTAAAATAGCCAGTGGCTCGGAAACTATGCGCCGCCTAATCAAGTCACAGCATTTTTTCTTAAACCTGCtgctaatatattttttattgcaaacttAA
- the LOC126759576 gene encoding serine protease 1-like, translating to MCSVHIYLSVFVLLQSSQLCRTFIENSTSDGDYKFLVAGGQRVQNVQNFTRFMVSLRQRTATRYFGDNHYCAGVIISYRWIVTSAQCMVYPSKIPRRPRTIIVVIGTENRIIPSNTTRLMAVDRVVVNRNFTLHSTHDIGLIRLKSRLTLNARVQIMPLPTGPPPYGEICIVLGWGRLYYGGPYAGSVSHVGLELFTEERCKKAHPRYSPGDLCASFQGRFDHDPCTGDAGGPLICRGKFVAVVSWTLGCGRSEAPSLYTDIYYNLKWIKSVMAGQSRLSVLKELEILMLIYLVLLYTS from the exons ATGTGTAGCGTGCATATATATTTGTCCGTCTTCGTATTACTGCAATCATCACAGTTATGTAGGACCTTTATTGAAAATTCAACATCGGATGGAGATTACAAATTTCTGGTAGCCGGAGGCCAACGTGTGCAGAACGTGCAAAACTTTACCCGCTTCATGGTTTCACTACGCCAACGCACCGCCACCAGATACTTTGGTGATAATCATTATTGTGCCGGCGTCATTATCAGTTACCGTTGGATAGTCACATCGGCGCAGTGTATGGtcta TCCTTCAAAAATTCCGCGACGACCGCGTACAATAATTGTTGTGATTGGCACGGAGAATCGCATAATACCTAGTAACACTACGCGTCTTATGGCCGTCGATAGAGTTGTTGTAAATCGGAATTTCACATTGCACAGCACTCATGATATCGGATTAATTCGATTGAAGTCGCGTCTTACACTCAATGCACGCGTACAAATTATGCCGCTACCCACAGGTCCACCGCCATATGGTGAGATTTGTATAGTTCTCGGTTGGGGTAGACTTTACTAC GGTGGACCGTATGCGGGTAGCGTGTCACATGTTGGGTTGGAGCTTTTTACCGAGGAGCGTTGTAAAAAGGCTCATCCCCGTTACTCACCGGGTGACTTATGCGCTAGCTTTCAAGGTCGCTTCGATCATGATCCATGCACCGGCGATGCTGGTGGACCACTTATTTGCAGGGGCAAATTCGTAGCTGTTGTTTCCTGGACTCTTGGCTGTGGTCGGAGTGAAGCCCCAAGTTTATACACTGATATATATTACAATTTGAAATGGATTAAATCGGTAATGGCAGGGCAAAGCCGTTTATCAGTGTTAAAAGAACTcgaaattttaatgttaatatatCTTGTATTGTTGTATACTTCGTAA